A genome region from Bufo gargarizans isolate SCDJY-AF-19 chromosome 2, ASM1485885v1, whole genome shotgun sequence includes the following:
- the CPSF6 gene encoding cleavage and polyadenylation specificity factor subunit 6 isoform X2, whose product MADGVDHIDIYADVGEEFNQEAEYGGHEQIELYEDVISPSANNGDAPEDRDYMDNLATSVSDDVGKGSASNVVFTYPGKRIALYIGNLTWWTTDDDLTDAVHSLGVNDILEIKFYENRANGQSKGFALICVGSESSSKKLMDLLPKRELHGQNPAVTPGSKQFLSQFEMQSRKTATQAGQMSGEGKAGPPGINARLPFPPGGRGRGRFPTSGPGGDRFPGPTGPGGPPPPFAGLTPPRPPMCPPGPPGPPGPPPPGQPLPPPLTGPPNRGDRPPPPVLFPGQPYGQPPLVPLPPGPPPPVYGPPPGPPPPQQGPPPPPGPFPPRPPGPPMALGPPPHLPGPPPGGPPPAPHVNPNFFPPPGNAGMPASDSRGPPSSDPYGRPPPYDRVDYGPPGRDMDSVRTPLSEAEFEEIMNRNRAISSSAISRAVSDASAGDYGSAIETLVTAISLIKQSKVSADDRCKVLISSLQDCLHGIESKSYGSGSRRERSRERDHSRSREKSRRHKSRSRDRHDDYYRERSRERERHRDRERDRDRDREREYRHR is encoded by the exons ATGGCGGACGGAGTGGATCACATAGACATTTATGCGGACGTGGGAGAGGAGTTTAACCAG GAAGCAGAATATGGGGGACACGAGCAGATTGAGCTGTATGAGGATGTCATCTCCCCTTCTGCAAACAATGGAGATGCTCCGGAAGATCGGGACTATATGGATAATCTTGCTACATCAGTGTCGGATGATGTAGGGAAAGGGTCTGCTTCCAATGTTGTATTTACTTATCCAGGGAAGAGAATTGCTTTGTATATTGGAAATCTTACATGG TGGACGACAGATGATGATTTGACAGATGCTGTTCACTCCTTGGGTGTTAATGATATTTTGGAAATCAAGTTTTATGAAAATCGTGCAAATGGCCAGTCAAAAGG GTTTGCACTGATATGTGTTGGCTCTGAGTCCTCATCAAAGAAACTCATGGATTTGTTGCCCAAGAGGGAACTTCATGGACAGAATCCTGCTGTAACACCCGGCAGCAAGCAATTCCTTAGTCAGTTTGAAATGCAGTCAAGAAAAA CAGCTACACAGGCTGGCCAAATGTCTGGAGAAGGGAAGGCTGGCCCCCCTGGTATAAATGCCCGCCTTCCTTTTCCGCCGGGTGGCAGAGGCAGGGGTCGCTTCCCAACCTCAGGTCctggtggtgacagatttcctggaCCTACTGGACCCGGAGGGCCTCCTCCACCTTTTGCgg GTCTGACTCCTCCAAGGCCACCTATGTGCCCACCTGGTCCTCCGGGGCCGCCTGGTCCCCCTCCACCTGGACAGCCACTTCCTCCCCCATTGACTGGACCTCCAAATAGGGGTGACCGCCCTCCTCCCCCAGTACTATTTCCTGGACAGCCTTATGGTCAACCACCCCTAGTTCCTCTCCCTCCAGGTCCACCACCCCCTGTCTATGGTCCTCCACCTGGTCCACCACCACCTCAGCAAGGTCCACCTCCTCCACCCGGTCCATTTCCCCCACGGCCTCCAGGTCCCCCAATGGCACTTGGACCGCCGCCTCATTTACCAGGCCCGCCTCCAGGTGGACCTCCTCCAGCTCCACATGTGAATCCAAACTTCTTCCCACCTCCAGGCAATGCTGGTATGCCTGCATCTGATAGCAGAGGACCACCATCATCAGACCCGTATGGTCGACCTCCTCCATATGACAGAGTAGATTATGGGCCACCAGGAAG AGACATGGATTCTGTCAGAACTCCTTTAAGTGAAGCAGAATTTGAAGAAATAATGAATCGAAACAGGGCGATTTCAAGCAGTGCGATTTCAAGAGCAGTCTCTGATGCCAGTGCTG GTGATTATGGAAGCGCAATAGAAACTTTGGTAACGGCTATTTCTTTAATTAAACAATCCAAAGTGTCTGCCGATGATCGTTGCAAAGTGCTGATAAGTTCTCTACAAGATTGTCTTCATGGAATTGAATCGAAATCTTATGGTTCAGGGTCTAG ACGTGAGCGTTCAAGAGAAAGGGACCATAGTAGGTCCCGAGAAAAAAGCAGGCGTCACAAATCTCGCAGCAGAGATCGCCATGATGACTATTACCGAGAAAGAAGCCGTGAACGAGAGAGGCATCGCGATCGGGAGCGGGATCGTGACAGAGACAGAGAAAGAGAATATCGTCATCGCTAA
- the CPSF6 gene encoding cleavage and polyadenylation specificity factor subunit 6 isoform X1: protein MADGVDHIDIYADVGEEFNQEAEYGGHEQIELYEDVISPSANNGDAPEDRDYMDNLATSVSDDVGKGSASNVVFTYPGKRIALYIGNLTWWTTDDDLTDAVHSLGVNDILEIKFYENRANGQSKGFALICVGSESSSKKLMDLLPKRELHGQNPAVTPGSKQFLSQFEMQSRKTATQAGQMSGEGKAGPPGINARLPFPPGGRGRGRFPTSGPGGDRFPGPTGPGGPPPPFAGLTPPRPPMCPPGPPGPPGPPPPGQPLPPPLTGPPNRGDRPPPPVLFPGQPYGQPPLVPLPPGPPPPVYGPPPGPPPPQQGPPPPPGPFPPRPPGPPMALGPPPHLPGPPPGGPPPAPHVNPNFFPPPGNAGMPASDSRGPPSSDPYGRPPPYDRVDYGPPGRDMDSVRTPLSEAEFEEIMNRNRAISSSAISRAVSDASAGDYGSAIETLVTAISLIKQSKVSADDRCKVLISSLQDCLHGIESKSYGSGSRRRERSRERDHSRSREKSRRHKSRSRDRHDDYYRERSRERERHRDRERDRDRDREREYRHR, encoded by the exons ATGGCGGACGGAGTGGATCACATAGACATTTATGCGGACGTGGGAGAGGAGTTTAACCAG GAAGCAGAATATGGGGGACACGAGCAGATTGAGCTGTATGAGGATGTCATCTCCCCTTCTGCAAACAATGGAGATGCTCCGGAAGATCGGGACTATATGGATAATCTTGCTACATCAGTGTCGGATGATGTAGGGAAAGGGTCTGCTTCCAATGTTGTATTTACTTATCCAGGGAAGAGAATTGCTTTGTATATTGGAAATCTTACATGG TGGACGACAGATGATGATTTGACAGATGCTGTTCACTCCTTGGGTGTTAATGATATTTTGGAAATCAAGTTTTATGAAAATCGTGCAAATGGCCAGTCAAAAGG GTTTGCACTGATATGTGTTGGCTCTGAGTCCTCATCAAAGAAACTCATGGATTTGTTGCCCAAGAGGGAACTTCATGGACAGAATCCTGCTGTAACACCCGGCAGCAAGCAATTCCTTAGTCAGTTTGAAATGCAGTCAAGAAAAA CAGCTACACAGGCTGGCCAAATGTCTGGAGAAGGGAAGGCTGGCCCCCCTGGTATAAATGCCCGCCTTCCTTTTCCGCCGGGTGGCAGAGGCAGGGGTCGCTTCCCAACCTCAGGTCctggtggtgacagatttcctggaCCTACTGGACCCGGAGGGCCTCCTCCACCTTTTGCgg GTCTGACTCCTCCAAGGCCACCTATGTGCCCACCTGGTCCTCCGGGGCCGCCTGGTCCCCCTCCACCTGGACAGCCACTTCCTCCCCCATTGACTGGACCTCCAAATAGGGGTGACCGCCCTCCTCCCCCAGTACTATTTCCTGGACAGCCTTATGGTCAACCACCCCTAGTTCCTCTCCCTCCAGGTCCACCACCCCCTGTCTATGGTCCTCCACCTGGTCCACCACCACCTCAGCAAGGTCCACCTCCTCCACCCGGTCCATTTCCCCCACGGCCTCCAGGTCCCCCAATGGCACTTGGACCGCCGCCTCATTTACCAGGCCCGCCTCCAGGTGGACCTCCTCCAGCTCCACATGTGAATCCAAACTTCTTCCCACCTCCAGGCAATGCTGGTATGCCTGCATCTGATAGCAGAGGACCACCATCATCAGACCCGTATGGTCGACCTCCTCCATATGACAGAGTAGATTATGGGCCACCAGGAAG AGACATGGATTCTGTCAGAACTCCTTTAAGTGAAGCAGAATTTGAAGAAATAATGAATCGAAACAGGGCGATTTCAAGCAGTGCGATTTCAAGAGCAGTCTCTGATGCCAGTGCTG GTGATTATGGAAGCGCAATAGAAACTTTGGTAACGGCTATTTCTTTAATTAAACAATCCAAAGTGTCTGCCGATGATCGTTGCAAAGTGCTGATAAGTTCTCTACAAGATTGTCTTCATGGAATTGAATCGAAATCTTATGGTTCAGGGTCTAG AAGACGTGAGCGTTCAAGAGAAAGGGACCATAGTAGGTCCCGAGAAAAAAGCAGGCGTCACAAATCTCGCAGCAGAGATCGCCATGATGACTATTACCGAGAAAGAAGCCGTGAACGAGAGAGGCATCGCGATCGGGAGCGGGATCGTGACAGAGACAGAGAAAGAGAATATCGTCATCGCTAA